A portion of the Naumovozyma castellii chromosome 2, complete genome genome contains these proteins:
- the YVC1 gene encoding Yvc1p (ancestral locus Anc_2.198) encodes MSENPLPTSRQDCQTDHYGNIIDLMPPNSRQVLRIALNLKYLIDKLIPIAIDESEIVKDGSNVLTPKVIQLTYEACGGDQSNKEYQQKYRAVLVFCLIKVSSWYNQLSSVEISNSKLYDVRSITAQQLAKIIIAKEEKKNLHFLFMQMLLRKYAINENDKDVEPTNAVEMATDLHCTIVIGSNGFQRCLRWLWRGWIVQSRHDPMIFIKEERIASTKFWHHFNPERIKTPKYQNILQIIFSILFLLIFTSVVNGKSGTTVAPLAPIEGIFFVFTFGYICDEIFKLYYVGVAYFSFWTLFNDTLYLVILFSMFFRFNSIFPTFLKNRPPEYWDRISYRLLSCAAPLVWSRLLLYLESERFVGAMMVVLKHMMKESLVFFVLLILIMLGFVQGFLGLDLSDGEREITAPILTNLVITVFGMGSFDAFEHFAPPYAAFLYYSYCFIVSVILLNILIALYSNAYQHVVENADDEYMALMSQKTLRFIRAPDEDVYVSPLNLIELCFKPIMCLLNEERRKDLNYLVMLILYSPMLTYVVSKEIREAKRIKYNRMKNLPDDSNEVDTPWDLGDGFFDFDESLFGYSDDRNGFRATLSMNRRSQQLQREAERSDKNFSVKNDWFKEVKRISNLREPAISSELSALEERLNKMNQHTNKESEGIRKDIQKLLALKSNDEDRPIWN; translated from the coding sequence ATGTCAGAAAATCCCCTACCTACGTCAAGACAAGATTGTCAAACTGACCATTATGGGAATATCATAGATTTAATGCCTCCAAATTCAAGACAGGTTTTGCGAATTGCATTAAACTTAAAATATCTCATAGATAAACTCATCCCAATAGCTATTGATGAATCGGAAATCGTAAAGGATGGTTCTAATGTACTTACCCCTAAAGTGATTCAACTTACTTATGAGGCATGTGGTGGAGATCAAAGCAATAAGGAATACCAACAGAAATACAGAGCTGTCCTGGTATTTTGCCTCATTAAGGTATCATCATGGTATAATCAATTATCTTCTGTGGAGATAAgtaattcaaaattatatGATGTAAGATCCATCACCGCCCAACAATTAGCAAAGATAATCATCGCTAAGGAggagaaaaaaaatctaCACTTCTTATTCATGCAAATGCTTTTGAGAAAATATGccattaatgaaaatgataaagatgTTGAACCTACGAATGCTGTAGAAATGGCCACTGATTTACATTGTACCATAGTTATTGGTTCTAATGGATTTCAACGATGTCTGAGGTGGCTTTGGAGAGGTTGGATTGTGCAGAGCAGACATGATCCTATGATATTTATCAAGGAGGAAAGAATTGCATCAACAAAGTTTTGGCATCATTTCAATCCTGAGAGAATTAAGACACCAAAAtaccaaaatattttgcaaATCATCTTCAGTATACTATTTCTTCTGATTTTTACTTCAGTGGTCAACGGGAAATCTGGAACTACAGTGGCCCCATTAGCGCCAATAGAaggtattttttttgtttttacCTTTGGATATATCTgtgatgaaatatttaaactTTATTATGTGGGAGTAGCTTacttttcattttggaCTTTATTCAATGACACATTATATTTGgtcatattattttccatgTTTTTCAGATTTAATAGCATATTCCCAacttttttaaaaaatcGTCCCCCAGAATATTGGGATAGAATATCTTACAGATTGTTATCATGCGCTGCTCCTTTAGTATGGTCTCGACTATTGCTCTATCTAGAATCCGAGAGATTTGTTGGTGCCATGATGGTGGTATTGAAACATATGATGAAAGAATCGTTGGTGTTCTTTGTTCTTTTGATATTAATCATGTTAGGGTTTGTCCAGGGGTTCCTTGGTTTAGATTTATCTGACGGTGAAAGAGAAATTACTGCCCCAATATTAACTAACTTAGTAATAACTGTGTTTGGTATGGGATCATTTGATGCATTTGAACACTTTGCACCCCCATATGCTGCTTTTTTGTATTACAGCTATTGTTTTATTGTCTCAGTAATACTCTTAAATATACTGATTGCTTTGTACTCCAATGCCTATCAACATGTGGTAGAGAATGCAGACGATGAATATATGGCTTTAATGTCTCAAAAAACTTTAAGATTCATTAGAGCACCAGATGAAGATGTTTATGTTTCACCCTTAAACTTAATCGAACTATGCTTTAAACCTATAATGTGCTTGttaaatgaagaaagaaggaAGGACCTAAATTACTTAGTAATGTTGATTCTTTATAGTCCAATGCTCACATACGTGGTAAGCAAAGAGATACGGGAAGCTAAGAGAATTAAGTATAATAGAATGAAGAACCTTCCTGATGATTCCAATGAAGTTGATACCCCTTGGGATTTAGGTGATGGattctttgattttgatgaaagtTTGTTTGGATATAGCGATGATAGAAATGGGTTTAGGGCAACCTTATCTATGAATCGAAGATCTCAGCAATTACAAAGGGAAGCGGAGAGAAGTGACAAGAATTTTTCTGTCAAGAACGATTGGTTTAAAGAGGTTAAGAGGATTTCAAACCTTAGAGAACCTGCAATATCATCAGAATTATCTGCCCTAGAGGAACGCTTGAACAAAATGAATCAACACACAAACAAAGAGTCGGAGGGTATTAGAAAGGATATACAAAAACTATTAGCTCTGAAATCGAACGATGAAGACCGCCCTATTTGGAATTAA
- the VPS21 gene encoding Rab family GTPase VPS21 (ancestral locus Anc_2.196), whose protein sequence is MNSAVTSIKLVLLGEAAVGKSSIVLRFVSNDFSENKEPTIGAAFLTQRVNINDNTVKFEIWDTAGQERFASLAPMYYRNAQAALIVYDVTKPQSFIKARHWIKELHEQANKDMIIALVGNKVDVLENNEDERKVAREEGEKLAEEEGLLFFETSAKTGLNVTETFVAIGEKIPLKTAGDQETDSNGVAISDEQRIDLANSGNAAGQTAGCSC, encoded by the coding sequence ATGAACTCAGCAGTAACATCGATAAAGTTAGTTCTCTTAGGAGAAGCTGCTGTGGGGAAATCTTCCATAGTGTTAAGATTTGTCTCCAATGATTTCTCAGAAAATAAGGAACCAACGATAGGTGCTGCATTTCTAACACAACGTGTTAATATCAACGACAATACAGTGAAATTCGAAATTTGGGATACAGCAGGACAAGAAAGATTTGCGTCTTTGGCACCTATGTACTATAGAAATGCTCAGGCTGCATTGATCGTATACGACGTTACTAAACCACAGTCTTTCATTAAGGCCCGTCATTGGATTAAAGAATTACATGAGCAAGCAAATAAAGACATGATTATTGCCCTGGTAGGAAATAAAGTTGATGTTCTAgagaataatgaagatgagagGAAAGTGGCTCGTGAAGAAGGGGAAAAATTGGCTGAAGAGGAAGGTCTTCTCTTTTTTGAAACGAGTGCGAAGACTGGACTCAATGTCACTGAAACGTTTGTTGCTATCGGAGAGAAAATACCATTAAAGACGGCTGGAGACCAAGAGACTGATTCCAACGGTGTGGCAATTTCTGACGAACAAAGAATTGATTTAGCTAATTCTGGAAATGCTGCTGGACAAACAGCAGGTTGTAGTTGCTAG
- the PTC5 gene encoding type 2C protein phosphatase PTC5 (ancestral locus Anc_2.195): MSLLSHPKLLGRTTKLLLSRHLPRKTVNKLLCRTYSINESKSLRSGRSSSYRRDVSLTILGGGILLLSYSYLTLKTEPLYLDSINAIRDFSTGMINKAEEDKNKTILILDENEIDSKLRNCQESHFINRGKGIFRYDVSQLPSNHPIEDNHMEQIITIPHSQEQNLVEDLAEEDDLYFFGVFDGHSGAFTSSKLRTDLVKYVANQLGKVYANETDLFASPTGESFDEAIKTGFLTLDNDIIHESFRKLFKDPTNENMIGTLPAISGSCALLTVYNSLNSTLKVAVTGDSRALIGGLDKDGKWVVESLSVDQTGDNIHEVERIRNEHPNEPNVIRNGRILGCLQPSRAFGDYRYKLNKVDGKALSELPDHVKIYFRKEPRDFKTPPYVTAEPVITTTKITPNTKFMVLGSDGLFELLNNEQIAALVIRWMEKNMDPKLTESNIKTPTGKLPEVKDLSTDLESQRPPFRYMSQDKKRNYAKDPEYFIEDSNVATHLIRNALSSAGSKEYVSTLVSIPSPMSRRYRDDLTVTVAFFGDSGNDVDGSLVTNIEATTAPKPKL; the protein is encoded by the coding sequence ATGTCTCTCCTATCCCATCCAAAATTGCTGGGAAGAACAACAAAGTTGCTGCTATCGAGACATTTACCACGTAAGACAGTTAACAAATTACTGTGTCGTACTTACTCCATTAAtgaatcaaaatcattgcGTAGTGGAAGATCATCCTCATATAGAAGAGATGTCAGTTTGACCATACTGGGTGGTGGCATCCTTCTGCTTTCATATTCTTATTTGACCCTCAAGACAGAACCACtttatttggattcaaTTAACGCTATTAGGGATTTTTCCACGGGAATGATAAATAAAGCAGAGGAAGATAAGAACAAGACCATATTGATTCTGGATGAGAATGAAATCGATTCAAAATTACGTAATTGTCAGGAAAGTCACTTCATTAATCGTGGGAAGGGTATATTCCGTTATGATGTATCTCAATTACCTTCTAATCATcccattgaagataatcATATGGAACAAATTATAACAATACCTCATtcacaagaacaaaatttaGTCGAAGATTTAGCAGAAGAGGATGATTTGTATTTTTTCGGGGTATTCGATGGCCATAGTGGTGCCTTCAcatcttccaaattaaGAACTGATTTAGTCAAATATGTGGCTAACCAATTGGGAAAAGTATACGCCAATGAAACAGATCTATTTGCATCTCCTACAGGTGAGTCCTTCGATGAAGCTATTAAGACAGGGTTTTTAACTTTGGATAACGATATCATTCATGAGTCatttagaaaattatttaaggATCCAACCAATGAAAATATGATTGGTACTTTACCAGCCATATCAGGTTCATGTGCACTCTTAACTGTGTACAACTCTTTGAACTCAACTTTGAAAGTGGCTGTTACTGGTGATTCCAGAGCTTTAATTGGTGGGTTGGATAAAGATGGTAAATGGGTAGTGGAATCATTATCCGTTGATCAAACAGGTGATAATATTCATGAAGTGGAGAGAATAAGAAACGAACATCCTAATGAACCAAACGTGATTCGTAATGGAAGAATTTTAGGTTGCTTACAACCATCGAGAGCATTCGGAGATTATCGTTATAAATTGAACAAAGTGGATGGCAAGGCATTATCTGAATTACCAGATCATGTCAAGATATATTTTAGAAAGGAACCAAGAGATTTTAAGACTCCTCCATACGTGACAGCAGAACCTGTAATAACTACTACCAAGATTACACCTAACACGAAGTTTATGGTACTAGGGTCTGATGGgttatttgaattgttaAATAACGAACAGATTGCCGCTCTCGTAATTAGGTGGATGGAAAAGAATATGGATCCAAAATTGACTGAAAGTAATATAAAAACTCCCACGGGTAAACTGCCTGAAGTAAAGGATTTATCAACTGATTTGGAATCCCAAAGACCGCCATTTAGATATATGAGCCAGGataagaaaagaaattatgCAAAGGATCCCgaatatttcattgaagataGTAACGTTGCAACTCATTTAATAAGAAATGCTTTGAGCTCTGCTGGTAGTAAGGAATATGTCTCTACTCTAGTTAGTATACCTTCACCTATGAGTAGAAGGTATAGAGACGATTTGACCGTTACTGTAGCATTTTTTGGCGACTCTGGGAACGACGTTGATGGTTCTTTGGTCACAAATATTGAAGCGACTACAGCTCCTAAACCAAAATTgtaa